Proteins encoded together in one Bacteroides ovatus window:
- a CDS encoding LruC domain-containing protein — translation MKIKSLMYVLMGTMLVTTSCSDNELEKGNDGSGTVDPVNASTLVNVYSDKSGSEASLLVGDVLVKDSRTLTLNVPAACEKVYMKYNTVSGTEATKEFALSPVSRGVDQSTGFNFETNRLASVTLALPEDAVQPTNETDQGYLFYHNTGVVMFEDGWPIQLDSWYDEDFNDVVFEYDLKVTECHSQQMMETVGGKEELLLTLDVRAVGGIYPTVLGVVLDGLKSEYVDRITASLILKGGQGTMTDLAKEELSTKNIVKVENKNWNWSNDTRKEPRFAILTVDKAQAEGTVITLDGLTSLMDNNQDMFQVTQGKVREGLPMLRAEVRLIGKEGLTGAERDAQLAAFRELILDTNRQNFFIKVNGGKEIHMRGYAPTSAYKAEYEALVAGDTTLDANVYYSNTKGSTWGVKLPVGTRHAYERVPFREAYPDFTKWVDSKGVSNQKWYENFVDEKTIRYW, via the coding sequence ATGAAAATTAAAAGTTTGATGTATGTCCTTATGGGGACAATGTTGGTTACTACTTCCTGCTCTGATAATGAGTTGGAAAAAGGTAACGATGGTTCGGGAACTGTTGACCCGGTAAATGCTTCTACACTTGTGAATGTATATTCCGATAAAAGTGGTTCTGAAGCGAGTCTGCTTGTGGGAGATGTATTAGTGAAAGATTCCCGTACTCTTACGTTGAATGTTCCTGCTGCTTGCGAGAAAGTGTATATGAAATACAATACAGTTTCGGGAACAGAGGCTACAAAAGAATTTGCTTTGTCTCCTGTTAGTCGTGGTGTAGATCAGAGTACTGGTTTCAATTTTGAAACAAACCGTCTGGCATCGGTAACTCTTGCGCTTCCTGAAGATGCAGTGCAGCCGACAAATGAAACGGACCAAGGCTATCTTTTCTATCATAACACAGGTGTGGTGATGTTCGAAGATGGTTGGCCTATTCAACTGGATTCATGGTATGATGAAGATTTCAACGATGTTGTATTCGAGTATGACTTGAAGGTGACTGAATGTCATAGTCAACAGATGATGGAGACTGTAGGAGGTAAAGAAGAATTGTTGTTGACTTTGGATGTTCGTGCTGTAGGTGGTATATACCCGACTGTGTTAGGTGTTGTACTGGATGGTTTGAAAAGCGAGTATGTTGATCGGATTACTGCAAGCCTTATACTAAAAGGTGGTCAGGGAACAATGACAGACTTAGCTAAAGAGGAACTTTCTACAAAAAATATAGTGAAAGTTGAAAATAAAAATTGGAATTGGAGTAATGATACTCGCAAAGAACCGCGTTTCGCAATATTGACAGTGGATAAAGCACAAGCGGAAGGAACTGTTATTACACTGGATGGTTTAACTTCTTTGATGGATAATAATCAGGATATGTTTCAGGTAACACAAGGAAAAGTAAGAGAAGGACTACCTATGTTGCGTGCTGAAGTTAGACTGATTGGTAAAGAAGGATTAACTGGAGCTGAAAGAGATGCTCAGCTTGCAGCATTTAGAGAGTTGATTTTAGATACTAATAGACAGAATTTCTTTATTAAGGTGAACGGTGGTAAAGAAATACACATGAGGGGTTATGCACCGACTTCTGCTTACAAAGCAGAATATGAAGCATTGGTTGCGGGTGACACTACACTGGATGCAAATGTTTATTATTCAAATACCAAAGGTTCCACTTGGGGAGTTAAACTTCCGGTTGGCACACGTCATGCTTATGAACGTGTACCATTTAGAGAAGCATATCCTGATTTTACTAAATGGGTAGATAGTAAGGGTGTTTCAAACCAGAAATGGTATGAGAACTTTGTTGATGAAAAAACTATAAGATATTGGTAA
- a CDS encoding DUF6250 domain-containing protein, with translation MTKRFFIGYSLITFFLLNSVVLLAQHKASFVQQWKIEDASHALQIIESADTLELIVPDGLTMWYRQRLTGDYEISYRICMVMQGGKYDRLSDLNCFWAANDPKYPDDLFARSQWRDGIFKNYNTLNLFYVGYGGNDNSTTRFRRYKGEYYGVADDKVKPLLKEYTDASHLLVPNQWYEIRIRVEKGITTYSVNDEELFRYTLAGSEGDGHFGLRLLQNHVLFTDFRATIL, from the coding sequence ATGACGAAGCGATTTTTTATAGGCTACAGTTTGATTACTTTTTTTCTCTTAAATAGTGTGGTGCTTTTGGCACAGCACAAAGCTTCTTTTGTGCAGCAATGGAAAATAGAAGATGCATCCCATGCTTTGCAAATAATAGAAAGTGCAGATACATTAGAATTGATAGTTCCGGACGGACTGACTATGTGGTATCGGCAACGATTGACGGGCGATTATGAAATAAGTTATCGTATTTGTATGGTGATGCAAGGTGGAAAGTATGACCGCTTGAGTGATCTGAACTGCTTCTGGGCTGCCAATGATCCTAAATACCCTGATGATCTTTTTGCCCGTAGTCAGTGGCGTGACGGCATCTTTAAAAACTATAACACATTAAACCTTTTCTACGTTGGATACGGAGGAAATGATAACTCAACGACCCGTTTCCGTCGATACAAAGGAGAATATTATGGAGTGGCAGATGACAAGGTGAAACCTTTATTGAAAGAATATACCGATGCCTCTCATTTACTCGTCCCCAATCAATGGTATGAGATTCGGATTCGAGTGGAAAAGGGAATCACAACTTATTCTGTGAATGATGAAGAGTTGTTCCGCTATACCCTTGCGGGTAGTGAAGGTGACGGACACTTCGGTTTACGTCTTTTGCAGAATCACGTACTCTTTACAGATTTTAGAGCGACTATACTTTGA
- a CDS encoding chondroitinase family polysaccharide lyase: MMKQPFTKFGVTTLFSLLCSAFLHAQVVTDERMFSFEEPQIPDCITATHSRLSVSDLHYKDGKHSLEWTFEPGGILELKKDLKFEKKDPTGKDLYLSAFIVWVYNEVPQDATIEFQFLKDGKRCTSFPFGINFSGWRAAWVCYERDMQGTPEEGMNELRIIAPNSKGSLFIDHLITATKVDARQQTADLQVPFVNAGTTNHWLVVYQHSLLKPDIELTPVDDKQRAEMQLLEKRFRDMIYTKGKTTDKEVETIRKKYDFYQITYKNGQVSGVPIYMVRASEAYERIIPNWDKDMLTKMGVEMRAYFDLMKRIAVAYNNAANPVIREEMKKKFLAMYDHITDQGVAYGSCWGNIHHYGYSVRGLYLAYFLMKDVLRETGKLQEAERTLRWYAITNEVYPKPEVNGIDMDSFNTQTTGRIASILMMEDTPEKLQYLRSFSRWIDFGCRPALGLSGSFKVDGGAFHHRNNYPAYAVGGLDGATNMIYLFSRTEFAVSELAHETVKNVLLTMRFYCNKLNFPLSMSGRHPDGKGKLVPMHFAMMALAGSPDGKEEYDSEMASSYLRLISDPSIENDSPEYMPKVSNAEERKVAKRLVEKGFRPEPDPQGNIAMGYGCVSVQRRSNWSAVARGHSRYLWAAEHYLGANLYGRYLAHGSLQILTAAPGQTVTPATSGWQQEGFDWNRIPGVTSIHLPLEQLQAKVLNVDSYSGIEEMLYSDEAFAGGLSQQKMNGNFGMKLHEHDKYNGSHRARKSYHFIDGMIVCLGSDIENTNTEFPTETTIFQLAVTDKAGHDYWKNYQGDKKVWVDHLRTGYYVPTPIRFEKNFPQYSRMQNTGKETKGDWVSLVVDHGKAPKNGSYEYAVLPQMNETLMKKFAKKPTYKVLQQDRNAHIVESVSEQIISYVLFETPETTLPGGLLQRVDTSCLVMIHKGSADKIKLTVAQPDLALYRGPSDEAFDKDGKRIERSIYSRPWIENASSEIPVTVTIKGQWNVEETPFCKVISSDKKQTVLQFSCKDGASFEVELRR; this comes from the coding sequence ATGATGAAACAACCTTTTACTAAATTTGGAGTGACAACTCTGTTTTCTCTTTTGTGCTCAGCATTCCTTCATGCGCAAGTTGTAACAGATGAGCGGATGTTTTCTTTTGAAGAACCGCAAATACCGGATTGTATCACCGCTACCCATTCCCGCCTGTCGGTATCTGATCTGCATTATAAAGATGGAAAACATTCGTTGGAATGGACATTTGAACCGGGTGGAATATTGGAACTCAAGAAAGACCTGAAGTTTGAGAAGAAAGATCCGACCGGCAAGGATTTATATCTTTCGGCTTTTATTGTGTGGGTTTATAATGAAGTTCCCCAAGATGCGACCATTGAGTTTCAGTTTCTGAAAGACGGCAAACGATGCACATCTTTCCCTTTTGGTATTAATTTCAGTGGTTGGCGTGCCGCATGGGTTTGCTATGAACGTGATATGCAAGGCACACCGGAAGAAGGCATGAATGAACTCCGGATTATTGCTCCAAATTCAAAAGGAAGCCTTTTCATCGATCATTTGATTACGGCTACTAAAGTTGATGCACGTCAACAGACGGCCGATCTGCAAGTTCCTTTTGTCAATGCCGGGACCACCAACCATTGGCTGGTTGTCTATCAACACTCGCTTTTGAAACCGGATATTGAATTGACTCCTGTAGACGATAAGCAAAGAGCAGAAATGCAACTGTTGGAAAAGCGTTTTCGTGATATGATCTACACGAAAGGAAAAACGACTGATAAAGAAGTAGAAACCATCCGCAAGAAATATGATTTCTATCAGATAACTTACAAGAACGGCCAAGTATCGGGAGTACCTATTTACATGGTACGTGCTTCAGAAGCTTATGAACGGATCATACCAAACTGGGATAAAGATATGCTGACTAAAATGGGAGTGGAAATGCGTGCTTATTTCGACCTGATGAAAAGAATTGCCGTTGCATATAATAATGCGGCAAATCCGGTGATTCGGGAAGAAATGAAGAAGAAGTTCTTAGCAATGTACGATCACATAACCGATCAGGGGGTAGCTTATGGTAGTTGTTGGGGAAATATCCATCATTATGGCTATAGTGTTCGCGGTCTGTACCTGGCATATTTTCTGATGAAAGATGTGCTTAGGGAAACCGGGAAACTTCAGGAAGCCGAACGTACGTTACGTTGGTATGCGATTACTAACGAAGTATACCCTAAACCGGAAGTTAATGGAATTGATATGGACTCTTTCAATACACAGACCACAGGACGCATTGCCAGCATTTTAATGATGGAAGATACACCGGAAAAACTACAATATCTCCGGTCTTTCTCCCGTTGGATTGATTTTGGTTGCCGTCCTGCATTGGGATTATCCGGTTCGTTTAAAGTAGACGGAGGTGCTTTCCATCATCGAAATAACTATCCGGCTTATGCTGTGGGCGGACTCGATGGAGCAACCAATATGATTTATCTTTTCAGCCGGACGGAATTTGCTGTTTCCGAGTTAGCTCATGAAACAGTGAAAAATGTACTGTTGACCATGCGTTTCTATTGCAATAAGCTGAACTTCCCTCTTTCCATGTCCGGTCGTCATCCGGATGGAAAAGGTAAACTGGTTCCTATGCATTTTGCTATGATGGCTCTAGCTGGTTCTCCCGATGGAAAGGAGGAATATGATAGTGAAATGGCTTCTTCTTACCTCCGTCTGATTTCAGACCCAAGTATTGAAAATGACTCTCCCGAATATATGCCTAAGGTTTCAAATGCTGAAGAACGTAAGGTGGCAAAACGTCTTGTGGAGAAAGGTTTCCGTCCGGAACCGGATCCGCAGGGAAATATAGCGATGGGATATGGTTGCGTCTCTGTCCAACGTCGTAGTAACTGGTCGGCTGTGGCACGCGGACATTCCCGTTATCTATGGGCGGCAGAGCATTATCTGGGAGCAAATCTATACGGTCGTTACCTGGCACACGGCAGTTTGCAAATATTGACTGCTGCACCGGGACAGACAGTAACTCCCGCCACTAGCGGCTGGCAGCAGGAAGGTTTTGACTGGAACCGTATTCCGGGAGTGACATCTATTCATTTGCCATTGGAGCAATTGCAGGCTAAGGTGCTCAATGTGGATAGTTACTCTGGAATAGAAGAGATGCTTTACTCCGACGAGGCTTTTGCCGGTGGTTTGTCTCAACAGAAGATGAATGGTAATTTCGGAATGAAGTTACATGAGCATGATAAGTACAACGGATCACATCGGGCACGTAAATCTTACCATTTCATCGATGGAATGATTGTCTGTCTTGGTTCGGATATTGAAAATACAAATACGGAGTTCCCGACAGAAACGACTATCTTCCAATTGGCAGTTACTGATAAAGCAGGGCATGATTATTGGAAAAATTATCAAGGAGATAAGAAAGTATGGGTGGACCATTTGAGAACGGGTTATTATGTTCCAACTCCCATCCGGTTTGAGAAGAACTTTCCTCAATACTCGCGAATGCAAAATACAGGAAAGGAAACAAAGGGTGATTGGGTTTCTTTGGTTGTAGATCATGGAAAGGCACCGAAAAACGGAAGTTATGAATACGCTGTTCTGCCTCAGATGAATGAAACTCTGATGAAGAAATTTGCAAAGAAGCCCACTTATAAGGTATTACAGCAAGACCGGAATGCACATATTGTAGAGTCCGTTTCCGAACAGATCATTTCTTATGTGTTGTTTGAAACTCCTGAAACGACATTGCCGGGTGGTTTATTACAACGTGTGGATACTTCCTGTCTGGTTATGATTCATAAAGGATCTGCTGATAAGATTAAGTTGACGGTGGCACAACCGGATTTAGCTTTGTATCGCGGTCCAAGCGATGAAGCGTTTGATAAAGATGGGAAACGCATCGAACGTAGTATCTATTCACGACCATGGATTGAAAATGCCAGTAGTGAAATACCTGTGACTGTAACGATAAAAGGGCAATGGAATGTAGAAGAAACTCCGTTTTGCAAGGTGATTTCTTCTGATAAGAAGCAAACAGTTTTGCAGTTCAGTTGTAAAGATGGTGCTAGCTTTGAAGTGGAGTTAAGGAGATAA
- a CDS encoding IS110 family transposase produces MKVFYLGVDVSKKKLDLCLRSNGKDILYDVIPNDLSSIKSWLTRTFEKFFLSEDSLVVCAEHTGQYTYPLVCATKSIGVYLCLEDAAKIKYCHGIPRGKNDKIDACRIAMYAERYNDCLQPYTASELIIQKLKNLSTERSMLVADRAKYQSQLKDQVDYMEHSIYIAKCNRVEGIINTFTDYIAQIDLEIKELINQAPVIAHQMDLLMSVDGVGERVALKMIMETDAFTSFTDPRKFCCHAGVVPFVYVSGSSQRSKNRVSNRADKSIKHLLHMAALSVSQVKNSPLKKYYDRKVEEGKNKMSVLNAVRAKLVTIMFAVIRTDAFFSRNYQNSLA; encoded by the coding sequence ATGAAAGTTTTTTATTTAGGAGTTGATGTGAGTAAGAAAAAATTGGATTTATGTTTAAGGAGTAACGGTAAGGACATCCTTTATGATGTTATTCCTAATGATCTATCCTCTATTAAATCTTGGTTAACAAGAACGTTTGAGAAATTTTTCCTCTCTGAGGACAGTTTGGTTGTCTGTGCGGAACATACAGGGCAATATACCTATCCTTTGGTCTGTGCAACAAAAAGTATAGGAGTCTACTTATGTTTGGAAGATGCAGCTAAAATAAAATATTGTCATGGAATACCTCGTGGCAAAAATGATAAAATAGATGCCTGCCGAATAGCAATGTATGCAGAAAGATATAATGATTGCCTACAACCGTATACCGCATCAGAGCTTATAATACAAAAACTCAAAAACTTATCAACAGAACGCAGTATGCTTGTTGCAGATAGGGCTAAATATCAATCCCAGCTAAAAGATCAGGTAGACTATATGGAACACTCAATATATATTGCTAAATGCAATAGAGTTGAAGGGATTATCAATACATTTACGGATTACATAGCACAAATAGACCTTGAAATAAAAGAACTTATAAATCAGGCACCTGTCATTGCTCATCAAATGGATTTACTCATGTCTGTGGATGGAGTTGGGGAACGTGTTGCACTGAAGATGATCATGGAAACAGATGCTTTCACTTCTTTTACTGATCCCAGGAAGTTTTGCTGTCATGCAGGAGTTGTTCCGTTCGTCTATGTGTCAGGAAGTAGCCAACGTTCTAAAAATAGAGTATCTAATAGGGCTGACAAGAGCATCAAGCATTTGCTACATATGGCGGCACTATCTGTTTCACAAGTGAAAAATAGTCCATTGAAGAAATATTATGACAGAAAGGTCGAAGAGGGAAAAAATAAGATGTCGGTTCTGAATGCAGTTAGAGCGAAATTAGTTACGATTATGTTCGCTGTAATTAGGACGGATGCTTTTTTTTCGAGAAATTATCAAAATTCGCTTGCGTAA
- a CDS encoding IS3 family transposase, whose protein sequence is MRGSLQFLCDYFGITRQGYYKHVNRKKEIDILTSSIVLYCNELRKLMPKAGMRELYACCLRKFGVRMVIGRDQCYNIFRANGLCQRVRHVRPKTTNSNHNYYIYPDLLNVTPKFVADTFGSMVVADITYVATCQGWAYLSLLTDAGSRAIVGYALCKTLEAEGPLKALRMAMDFYNRYNVDLSSLIHHSDRGVQYCSKLYVGMLKKHHINISMTQCGDPLHNALAERMNNTIKNGWLFDCEDDSFEQLDKRIADAIYAYNYLRPHQGIQMKTPMEYIRNGRGKVVEVPLVGTGAPAPILMDYASEF, encoded by the coding sequence ATGCGCGGCAGTCTGCAGTTCCTCTGTGATTACTTCGGCATAACCAGACAAGGTTATTATAAGCATGTCAACAGAAAAAAGGAAATAGACATCCTCACATCAAGCATTGTGCTGTATTGTAATGAGTTACGTAAACTTATGCCTAAGGCTGGTATGCGTGAACTCTATGCATGCTGCCTCCGCAAGTTTGGTGTCAGGATGGTCATTGGGCGTGATCAATGCTATAATATTTTTCGTGCTAATGGCCTGTGTCAACGTGTCAGGCATGTGAGACCAAAGACAACAAATTCCAATCATAATTATTACATTTATCCGGACTTGCTGAATGTCACTCCTAAATTTGTAGCTGACACATTCGGTTCAATGGTTGTAGCGGACATAACCTATGTTGCCACGTGCCAGGGATGGGCTTACCTGTCTCTTCTTACCGATGCGGGCAGTCGGGCCATAGTCGGATATGCACTGTGCAAAACACTTGAAGCGGAAGGTCCCTTAAAGGCACTTAGGATGGCTATGGACTTTTACAACAGATACAATGTTGATTTGAGTAGTCTCATACACCATTCTGACCGGGGAGTGCAATACTGCTCAAAACTGTATGTGGGCATGCTCAAGAAACATCATATCAATATTAGTATGACTCAGTGTGGAGATCCGCTACATAATGCCCTGGCTGAACGGATGAATAACACGATCAAGAATGGGTGGCTGTTTGACTGCGAAGATGATAGCTTTGAACAGTTGGATAAACGTATAGCCGATGCCATATATGCATACAATTATCTTCGACCCCATCAAGGCATACAAATGAAAACACCGATGGAATATATTCGTAACGGCAGGGGAAAGGTAGTTGAAGTCCCGCTCGTCGGGACGGGTGCTCCCGCCCCTATTCTTATGGATTACGCAAGCGAATTTTGA
- a CDS encoding transposase — protein sequence MEELKKKYTPYTESERMSYIREYLSTSETKYQFAKRTGICRRLLILWLEKYHINDKVMNTEQPSLSKASDESLNELEKELAALRAENRKLQRALQEESLRHEACEELINLAESTYHIKVRKNSDAK from the coding sequence ATGGAAGAATTAAAAAAGAAGTACACTCCTTACACAGAATCTGAACGAATGTCTTATATTCGTGAGTATTTATCGACTTCCGAAACGAAGTATCAGTTTGCTAAGCGTACCGGTATTTGCCGACGTCTGCTGATTCTTTGGCTCGAAAAGTATCATATAAATGATAAAGTTATGAATACAGAACAGCCCTCTTTAAGCAAAGCCTCTGATGAGTCTCTCAATGAACTGGAAAAAGAACTCGCTGCATTGCGTGCCGAAAACCGCAAACTTCAGCGTGCCCTTCAGGAGGAAAGTCTTCGTCATGAAGCTTGTGAGGAATTGATTAATCTTGCGGAGTCCACCTATCACATCAAGGTTCGAAAAAACTCCGATGCCAAGTAA
- a CDS encoding DcaP family trimeric outer membrane transporter: MKKYILIFLCLITVSGSFAQMQDFKFKFYGQIRTDFYYNSRANEETVDGLFYMYPKDKVRDPEGNDLNSTPNSNFYTLYSRLGVDVAGPKLGTAKTSAKVEVDFRGTGTSYSVIRLRHAYLNLDWGKSALLLGQNWHPLFGDVSPQILNLSVGAPFQPFSRAPQIRYRYTNKNFQLTGAAVWQSQYTSQGPEGKTHKYLKQSCIPEFYVGADYKNGGLLAGVGIELLSLKPRTESIVNTDKYKVDERITTLSYEAHVKYTNKDWFIAAKSVLGSNLTQASGLGGFGIKSVNEQTGEQEYTPIRFSSSWFNVVYGQKWKPGIFVGYAKNLGTSDALYAPKGNDAKLYGTGTDLNQLVTAGAELTYNVPHWKFGLEYTLSSAWYGSLNTSNGKIQDTHAVCNNRIVAVAMFMF, encoded by the coding sequence ATGAAAAAATACATTCTAATCTTTCTTTGTCTGATAACCGTATCAGGCAGTTTCGCACAAATGCAGGATTTCAAGTTCAAATTCTATGGACAGATTCGTACTGACTTCTATTATAATAGTCGTGCTAACGAAGAAACCGTAGACGGATTGTTTTATATGTATCCAAAAGACAAAGTGCGTGATCCGGAGGGGAACGATTTGAACTCAACACCCAACAGTAACTTCTATACTTTATATTCGCGCCTTGGAGTAGACGTTGCCGGTCCAAAACTGGGAACAGCCAAGACATCTGCCAAAGTAGAAGTCGACTTCCGCGGCACAGGCACTTCTTATTCGGTCATTCGCCTTCGTCATGCTTATTTGAATCTGGATTGGGGAAAATCAGCTTTATTACTCGGACAGAACTGGCATCCCTTATTCGGAGATGTGTCTCCGCAGATTCTTAATCTCTCCGTAGGAGCACCGTTTCAGCCCTTCAGCCGTGCGCCACAAATTCGTTATCGCTATACAAACAAGAATTTCCAACTTACCGGAGCCGCAGTGTGGCAATCACAATATACTTCACAAGGACCGGAAGGGAAAACACATAAGTATCTGAAGCAAAGCTGTATTCCCGAATTTTATGTCGGAGCTGATTATAAGAATGGCGGTTTGCTGGCCGGCGTAGGCATTGAGTTGTTATCATTGAAACCACGTACGGAGTCTATAGTAAATACAGATAAATACAAAGTAGACGAACGCATCACAACTCTTTCATACGAAGCTCATGTGAAATACACCAACAAAGACTGGTTCATCGCTGCGAAGAGTGTATTAGGATCCAATCTGACACAAGCTTCCGGTTTGGGTGGATTCGGGATCAAGTCTGTCAACGAACAAACGGGAGAACAAGAATATACTCCGATACGTTTCTCCAGCTCTTGGTTCAACGTTGTCTACGGACAGAAATGGAAGCCGGGAATCTTCGTAGGCTATGCCAAGAATCTGGGAACAAGTGATGCACTATATGCTCCCAAAGGAAATGATGCAAAACTTTATGGAACAGGAACAGACCTTAACCAATTAGTTACGGCAGGAGCAGAACTGACCTACAATGTCCCCCACTGGAAATTCGGGTTGGAATATACATTAAGCTCTGCATGGTATGGTTCGCTCAATACGTCCAATGGGAAAATTCAAGATACCCATGCCGTATGTAACAACCGTATTGTTGCCGTTGCCATGTTTATGTTCTAA
- a CDS encoding tRNA-dihydrouridine synthase family protein — protein MPKTLPIHFAPLQGYTEVFYRNAHAACFGGIDTYYTPFVRLEKGGFRHRDVRGIDPGNNQVAHLIPQLIAPSFEKAEKILSLFIEKGYKEVDINMGCPFPMLAKRHNGSGILPYPEEVQTLLSLITEYPQISFSIKMRLGWEDPEECLKLAPIINELPLRQVVMHPRLGKQQYKGEVDLKAFEAFQNACKHPLIYNGDINSVEDIHRIQEQFPGLAGIMIGRGLLANPALALEYRQNRALEFDEMREKLQSMHKCVYNQYAEQLEGGDEQLLNKMKTFWEYLMPQADRKLLKAIHKSTSLNKYNQAILAFFNQR, from the coding sequence ATGCCAAAGACTCTTCCTATTCATTTTGCCCCATTACAAGGTTACACCGAAGTGTTTTACCGTAATGCTCATGCTGCCTGCTTCGGAGGTATAGATACTTATTATACCCCATTTGTACGACTCGAAAAAGGCGGATTCCGCCATAGAGATGTCCGCGGAATCGACCCCGGGAATAATCAGGTAGCCCATCTGATTCCCCAACTGATAGCCCCTTCTTTTGAAAAAGCAGAAAAAATCTTATCCCTATTCATTGAAAAGGGATATAAGGAAGTCGACATCAATATGGGATGTCCTTTTCCCATGCTAGCTAAACGCCACAATGGTTCCGGCATTCTTCCTTATCCCGAAGAAGTTCAGACGTTACTTAGCCTGATTACAGAATATCCGCAAATAAGTTTCTCCATCAAAATGAGGTTGGGCTGGGAAGATCCGGAAGAATGTCTGAAACTGGCTCCGATTATCAATGAGCTACCCTTGCGACAAGTGGTTATGCACCCCCGCTTGGGAAAACAGCAATACAAAGGAGAAGTTGACCTTAAAGCGTTTGAGGCTTTTCAGAATGCCTGCAAGCATCCGCTCATCTATAATGGAGATATCAATAGTGTAGAAGATATTCACCGCATTCAGGAACAGTTTCCCGGACTAGCCGGAATTATGATAGGACGGGGATTACTTGCCAACCCGGCATTAGCTTTGGAGTATAGACAAAACCGTGCACTCGAGTTCGATGAAATGAGAGAAAAATTGCAATCTATGCACAAATGCGTATACAATCAATATGCAGAACAGTTGGAAGGAGGAGACGAACAACTTCTGAACAAAATGAAAACTTTCTGGGAATATTTAATGCCGCAAGCAGACAGAAAATTACTGAAAGCAATTCATAAAAGCACAAGTCTCAACAAATATAATCAGGCAATCCTTGCCTTTTTTAATCAACGATGA
- a CDS encoding DUF5017 domain-containing protein: protein MKIIYKSLMTIAFAGLSLASCDKELKEETAMEVGVVTDSNVSFDGKTVTVKKGNPVTFSFDGDPDFISFFSGEIGHEYKHRNRIEMQPEDVEKCEINFSVVYDYGSAKTIEGSTHILISDQFEGISGNNVEKDKEAVTNCEWTELVSQDELPKATKDTKDYSCPLISYLGKEISIAFRLNPLDNSSTMPVIHIKGLQLNLEFNNGKSTTINAKNFEFSALNVTYNLDDLSKNNTHLTKLKEALGNKNLTLEEMKSAEYADKIAYATVDGNIPYFWRISQPSDFVTSGGAAGYTKGDTWLISNSILLNGSCDPDAGVAIKNISQSLEIYSHTYEEAGTYTATFVANNANYVHQGGQVVRELTINVVE from the coding sequence ATGAAAATAATATATAAAAGTTTGATGACTATCGCTTTTGCCGGACTATCCCTGGCTTCATGCGACAAGGAATTAAAAGAAGAAACAGCAATGGAAGTGGGTGTGGTGACAGACAGCAATGTCAGCTTCGATGGCAAAACTGTGACTGTAAAGAAAGGAAACCCTGTAACGTTCAGCTTCGATGGTGACCCTGATTTTATCAGTTTCTTCAGCGGTGAGATAGGGCACGAATACAAACACCGGAACAGAATTGAAATGCAACCGGAAGACGTAGAAAAATGTGAAATCAACTTCTCCGTAGTATATGACTATGGTAGTGCGAAAACCATCGAAGGTTCTACTCACATATTAATATCCGATCAATTCGAAGGAATTAGTGGCAACAATGTGGAAAAAGACAAAGAAGCAGTTACTAATTGCGAATGGACAGAACTTGTCAGCCAAGATGAGCTTCCTAAAGCAACCAAAGATACTAAAGACTATTCTTGTCCTTTAATATCTTACTTGGGTAAAGAAATCAGCATTGCTTTCCGCCTCAACCCTCTTGATAATAGCAGCACAATGCCTGTAATACATATTAAAGGCTTACAGCTTAATCTGGAGTTCAACAATGGAAAATCAACCACAATTAATGCAAAGAACTTCGAATTCTCGGCTTTAAATGTAACCTACAATTTAGATGATCTTTCAAAAAACAACACTCATCTTACCAAATTGAAGGAAGCATTAGGAAATAAAAACCTCACACTTGAAGAGATGAAAAGCGCAGAATATGCAGATAAAATAGCATATGCTACTGTAGACGGTAATATTCCTTATTTCTGGAGAATTAGCCAGCCAAGCGATTTCGTAACCAGTGGCGGAGCAGCAGGGTATACAAAAGGAGATACTTGGCTTATCTCCAATTCCATCCTCCTTAACGGTTCCTGCGATCCTGACGCTGGTGTAGCTATCAAGAATATCTCGCAATCGTTGGAGATATACTCACATACCTATGAAGAGGCCGGTACATATACCGCTACTTTCGTAGCCAACAATGCAAACTACGTCCATCAAGGTGGTCAAGTAGTACGTGAACTGACTATAAACGTTGTAGAATAA